From the genome of Nicotiana sylvestris chromosome 2, ASM39365v2, whole genome shotgun sequence, one region includes:
- the LOC104226511 gene encoding protein COBRA-like, which translates to MEFFRSFPRFTTTAVLLIFLLSCFSFSSTDAFDALDPNGNITIKWDVISWTPDGYVAVVTMFNFQQYRHIQAPGWTLGWTWAKKEVIWNMMGAQTTEQGDCSKFKGNIPHCCKKDPTVVDLLPGTPYNQQIANCCKGGVINSWGQDTATAVSSFQVSVGAAGTTNKTVRVPKNFTLKAPGPGYTCGPAKIVKPTKFVTQDGRRVTQAMMTWNVTCTYSQFLAQKTPTCCVSISSFYNDTIVPCPTCTCGCQKNGTQHGNCVDQDEPHLASVVSDHGKKNTYAPLVQCTNHMCPIRIHWHVKLNYKEYWRVKVTITNFNYNMNYTQWNLVVQHPNFDNLTQLFSFNYKSLTPYGAINDTAMLWGMKFYNDLLMQAGPLGNVQSELLFRKDLSTFTFDKGWAFPRRVYFNGDNCVMPPPDSYPYMPNAGTLWKVSSLKLVVTLMLSTAFFFAFI; encoded by the exons ATGGAGTTCTTCAGATCTTTTCCTAGATTTACTACTACTGCAGTATTATTAATCTTCTTGCTGTCTTGCTTCAGCTTTTCATCGACAG ATGCCTTCGATGCACTTGATCCCAATGGCAACATCACAATAAAATGGGATGTCATCAGCTGGACGCCGGATGGATATGTT GCTGTTGTGACTATGTTCAACTTCCAGCAATATAGACATATTCAAGCACCAGGCTGGACTCTGGGATGGACATGGGCGAAGAAGGAAGTAATATGGAACATGATGGGAGCTCAAACAACAGAGCAAGGAGATTGTTCGAAATTTAAAGGAAACATTCCCCATTGTTGCAAGAAGGATCCAACCGTTGTTGACTTACTGCCCGGAACTCCTTACAACCAGCAGATTGCAAATTGCTGCAAGGGAGGAGTGATCAACTCATGGGGCCAAGATACTGCAACTGCTGTTAGCTCATTCCAAGTCAGTGTTGGTGCTGCCGGAACAACCAATAAAACAGTTAGAGTTCCTAAGAACTTCACCTTAAAGGCACCTGGGCCTGGTTATACTTGTGGACCCGCTAAAATTGTTAAACCCACTAAGTTCGTTACTCAAGATGGGAGACGAGTAACACAAGCCATGA TGACTTGGAATGTCACGTGCACATACTCACAGTTCCTAGCTCAAAAAACTCCCACATGCTGCGTCTCTATCTCATCCTTCTACAATGACACAATTGTACCGTGTCCAACATGCACTTGTGGCTGCCAGAAGAATGGCACTCAGCATGGAAATTGTGTAGA TCAAGACGAACCGCACTTAGCTTCAGTTGTTTCAGACCATGGAAAGAAGAATACTTATGCTCCTTTGGTTCAGTGCACAAATCATATGTGCCCTATTAGAATTCATTGGCATGTGAAACTCAACTACAAGGAGTATTGGCGAGTGAAGGTCACTATAACTAACTTCAATTACAATATGAATTATACACAATGGAACTTAGTTGTCCAGCATCCCAACTTTGACAACCTGACTCAGTTATTCAGCTTCAATTACAAGTCACTAACACCTTATGGAGCAATAA ATGACACTGCCATGTTATGGGGTATGAAATTCTACAACGATCTGCTCATGCAAGCGGGTCCTTTAGGAAATGTCCAGTCAGAGCTTCTATTCCGCAAGGATTTATCGACTTTTACTTTTGACAAGGGGTGGGCTTTTCCCCGCAGAGTTTATTTCAATGGTGATAACTGTGTCATGCCGCCTCCTGATTCATATCCATATATGCCAAATGCTGGTACCCTATGGAAGGTTTCTTCACTAAAGTTAGTGGTGACGCTGATGCTCTCTACAGCCTTCTTCTTTGCATTTATTTAG